From Streptomyces sp. NBC_00775, one genomic window encodes:
- a CDS encoding response regulator transcription factor — MLAEDSVLLREGLVGLLARFGHEVVAAVGDARALTEAVPEHAPDLVVTDVRMPPGFQDEGLRAALALRTADPRLPVLVLSQYVQRAYAAELLDTGDGTGVGYLLKDRVGQVEQFAEAVERVAAGGTVVDPEVVRQLLRRRRDPLEALTPREREVLGLVAEGKSNGAIARELVVTEAAVGKHIGNILGKLELPPAEDTHRRVLAVLAYLRG, encoded by the coding sequence GTGCTCGCCGAGGACAGTGTGCTGCTGCGGGAGGGGCTCGTCGGGCTGCTGGCCCGCTTCGGACACGAGGTCGTCGCGGCGGTCGGCGACGCGAGGGCGCTCACCGAAGCCGTACCGGAGCACGCCCCCGACCTCGTCGTCACCGACGTACGGATGCCGCCCGGCTTCCAGGACGAGGGGCTCCGCGCGGCCCTCGCCCTGCGGACGGCGGATCCGCGCCTGCCGGTGCTCGTCCTCAGCCAGTACGTCCAGCGGGCGTACGCCGCCGAGCTCCTCGACACCGGGGACGGCACCGGCGTCGGCTACCTCCTCAAGGACCGCGTCGGACAGGTCGAACAGTTCGCCGAGGCGGTGGAACGGGTGGCCGCGGGCGGGACGGTCGTCGACCCCGAGGTCGTACGGCAGCTGCTGCGCCGCCGCCGCGATCCGCTGGAGGCGCTGACGCCCCGCGAACGCGAGGTTCTCGGTCTGGTGGCCGAGGGGAAGTCCAACGGGGCGATCGCGCGTGAGCTGGTGGTCACCGAGGCTGCCGTGGGCAAGCACATCGGGAACATCCTGGGGAAGCTGGAGCTGCCTCCGGCGGAGGACACGCATCGGCGGGTGCTGGCCGTACTGGCTTATCTGCGGGGTTAG